A window of the Aeromicrobium phoceense genome harbors these coding sequences:
- a CDS encoding DUF1905 domain-containing protein codes for MYEFEATLWRWREDGAWHFVTLPEDVADDIDDRTPVRAGFGSVKVEVTVGSQTWSTSVFPSKELRSFILPIKKSVREAAGCSEGDRILVALAVQS; via the coding sequence GTGTACGAGTTCGAGGCGACGCTGTGGCGCTGGCGTGAGGACGGGGCGTGGCACTTCGTCACGCTGCCGGAGGACGTGGCCGACGACATCGACGACCGGACGCCCGTGCGTGCCGGGTTCGGCTCGGTCAAGGTCGAGGTGACCGTGGGGTCCCAGACGTGGAGCACCTCGGTCTTCCCGAGCAAGGAGCTGCGCTCGTTCATCCTGCCGATCAAGAAGTCGGTCCGGGAGGCCGCCGGGTGCTCGGAGGGCGATCGAATCCTCGTGGCACTGGCCGTTCAGTCGTAG